One Arthrobacter sp. StoSoilB20 DNA segment encodes these proteins:
- a CDS encoding SMP-30/gluconolactonase/LRE family protein, translating to MKTGSRVTGLVALALALSLTAGCSGGIDSNDVPGKDVKTSAANVPDAAVGHVPSLRPELFTQVSGPEAALNDDSFFPEAYLEGPAFDRKGEFLYFTENTKIYRLRMSDRNLETIATYPGASLSSIAIHKDGRLFVASISDKSLNGGGRLFSINPDGSGYHEIAASTADKPINPDDLVFDRKGNLYWTDQRGEVLHPQGHVFKTSPDGQQTEVVTDNLTTPNGIALTPDDSQLIVNEFQTGKIIAIGIDGEGKVSDGPFGKNITLSHQFEPQIRVDSNEVDSEGNVYIGSYGKGTGYVINAAGDLVANLEFPDPKGYKFLCNFSIRPGTNEAFAVAGGSKGLAIYTFESLDPGMTLYAQQ from the coding sequence ATGAAAACTGGAAGTCGTGTCACAGGATTGGTAGCGCTAGCGCTTGCACTGTCGCTGACCGCCGGCTGTAGCGGCGGCATCGATAGCAATGATGTTCCGGGCAAAGACGTTAAAACCAGCGCTGCCAATGTCCCGGACGCAGCTGTTGGACATGTTCCATCGCTCCGCCCTGAGCTTTTCACCCAGGTTAGTGGCCCGGAAGCTGCCCTAAATGACGATTCATTTTTCCCTGAGGCCTACCTTGAGGGGCCCGCGTTCGATCGCAAGGGCGAGTTTCTGTATTTTACAGAGAACACGAAAATTTATAGGCTCCGCATGTCAGACAGAAATCTCGAGACGATTGCTACATACCCTGGTGCTTCGTTGTCGTCGATCGCGATCCACAAGGACGGACGTCTTTTCGTGGCTTCCATCAGCGATAAGTCTCTGAATGGCGGCGGACGTCTGTTCTCGATCAATCCCGACGGATCCGGCTATCACGAAATCGCTGCAAGCACGGCCGACAAGCCCATTAATCCGGACGATCTTGTTTTCGACCGAAAGGGAAATCTCTACTGGACGGACCAACGAGGCGAAGTCTTGCACCCACAAGGACATGTTTTCAAGACGTCACCGGATGGACAGCAAACCGAGGTCGTCACTGATAATCTCACGACCCCGAACGGCATTGCGCTAACACCAGACGACAGCCAACTGATTGTCAACGAGTTTCAAACCGGCAAAATCATCGCAATCGGTATCGACGGCGAGGGGAAAGTTTCGGACGGACCGTTTGGCAAAAACATCACACTAAGTCATCAATTTGAGCCGCAAATCCGAGTGGACTCAAATGAAGTGGATTCGGAGGGAAACGTCTACATCGGGTCATATGGCAAGGGCACCGGTTATGTGATTAATGCTGCAGGGGACCTAGTTGCTAATTTGGAATTTCCGGATCCCAAGGGCTACAAGTTTCTCTGCAATTTTTCCATTCGACCTGGAACGAATGAAGCCTTCGCGGTTGCAGGTGGATCGAAGGGCTTGGCTATCTATACGTTTGAGTCACTGGATCCCGGTATGACGCTTTATGCGCAGCAATAG